TTGCCTATCAGCGAGACGAGCTCCGCATTGATGTTGCCAAGAAGCACCATTCTCGCAATCTCAAGCGTCTCACGGTCGGTTACCCTCAGACCAGCGACGAACTCGGCCTTCTTTCCGAGCCGCTTCATGGTCTCTGAGATCTCAGGTCCGCCACCATGAACCACCACAGGATGTATGCCTATGTATCTGAGCAGTATTACGTCCTGTATGAAGTTCTCCAGAATCTCGCGGTTCGTCATTATCGAGCCGCCGATCTTTATCACCATTATCGAGTCGTAAAACTCCCTTATGTACGGCAGAGCCTCTATAAGCACCTGTTCCTTCCTCATATCGCAGCTCCTATCGAAAATCCATGTGATTTAGAGCAGCTCCGAACATGCTTCAGATCAGCACCGAACCAGAGTGGCACTGATTTGAGCATATTCAGGGCGCTGCATTTCATATCTCAACAGATCACTCTATGGACATAAGCACATCGCCTGGAGAGACCGTTTTCCCTGTTTCTATGTAGATCTCCTTCACGGTACCGCTCCTGTCCGCATACACCGGGTTCTCCATCTTCATCGCCTCGAGTATCGCGACCACGTCACCCTTGTTGACCCTGTCTCCCCTCTTCACCTTGTACCTTATCAGCACTCCCTGCATCGGCACCGTGACCCCATCTCTGGGAGCCATCGGCTGAGCCTCCTGTATGCTCATGCCAACAGGGGCGACCTTCACGATATACGCCTCCCCGTCAACCTCGACGTTAAATGCGACGGGCGCGGTGCCCTTCACAGCCACTGCAGCTTTCGTGTCCTTCTTGACCAGCGGCTCCTCGGTCGCCTGACCCTTCAGGAATTTTATGGCTATCTGCGGGTAGAGAGCGTATGTGAGATAGTCCTCCTCCTTCTTCGCGAGGCCCAGCGCATCAACCTCCCTGACAGCAGCCTCGTACTCTGGAGGCAGGAGGTCTGCAGGCCTCACGGTTATCGGCTCCTCGTCCTCTAGGATCTTCATGCGTATCTTTGGATCTATCTCCGCAGGTGGTCTCCCGTACAGACCCTTGACGTAATCGCGTACCTCCTTCGGGACGACCTTGTATCTCTCTCCGGTGAGCACGTTGAGAACCGCCTGGGTCCCGACTATCTGGCTCGTCGGCGTGACAAGCGGTGGATAGCCCAGGTCTGCTCTCACCCTTGGAATCTCGGCCAGAACCTCATCATATCTGTCGATGGCCTTCTGCTCGATCAGCTGTGCCACGAGGTTGGAGAGCATGCCCCCCGGTACCTGGTACACGAGCACATTCGTATCTATCTTGGCAGCGATCGGATTGAAGACCGGGGCGTAGACGTCCATGAGCCTGTCGAAGTAGCGCTTTATCTCCGTGAGCAGCTCCAGATCCAGACCTGTATCGTATGGGGTCTCTCTGAACGCTGCCACGACGCTCTCTGTGGATGGCTGCGAGCTGCCTCCCGAGAGTGGGGAGATCGCTGTGTCCAGGATGTCTGCGCCTGCCTCCACAGCTGCAAGGTAGCTCATCTGGGCGAGGCCCGCGGTGCAGTGGGTGTGCAGGCAGACGGGCAGGTTCACCTCGCGCTTTATCGACCTCACAAGCTCACTCGCATAGTGGGGGGATATGAGACCCGCCATATCCTTTATGCATATCGAGTCGCAGTCCATCTCCGCCAGGCGCACGGTGAACTCCGTGAACTGCTCTATGGTGTGAACCGGGCTTATGGTGTAGCAGACTGCGCCCTGCACATGCGCGCCCATCCGCTTAGCGACCCGGATGGACTTCTCCATGTTTCGTATATCGTTGACGGCATCGAATATGCGGAAGACATCCACGCCGTTTTTGGCTGCCTTCTCGACGAACTTTTCCACCACATCATCGGCATAGTGCCTGTATCCCACAAGGTTCTGCCCTCTGAGAAGCATCTGCATCTGCGTGTTGGGCATCGCCAACTTCAGAGCTCTCAAACGCTCCCAGGGATCCTCATTCAGGTAACGTATGCATGTGTCAAACGTGGCACCGCCCCAGACCTCCATCGAGAAATAGCCGACCTGGTCGAGAAGCTCAGCAATGGGTAACATATCCCGGGTCCTCATCCTGGTCGCGAGAAGCGACTGGTGTGCGTCTCTGAAGACGGTCTCGGTAAGCTTTACCCTGCCCATATAGATCCCCCAAGCATCATCGCTCTTTCTTTAAAATACCTTCGATCGCGCTTACTGGTGGCTGGTATGAAACCTCTCTGGAATGAAGGGGCGCATGCTCTTCACACTGTGCATCCATCTGAAACGCGCTGCTGCATGCTCACAAAATCTATATTCTTTCAAAGCCTGGGTAATTACCATGAAAGCTCTGTTCGTGCTCATCTCTCTGCTCATCATAGCGACAGCGTCTGCATCAGATGTTGTGAGAATAGGTCTGTCTCCAAAGGAGATTGCCGTCATCGGCCTGCCTGTGAAGAACACGACCCACATATCCTGGACCGGATACGGGGCTCTGGGAGAGTACCGATCGGTTCATGCTGAGTGGCTCCCTCCGCTCTCGGATTACAGCCACACGCCTGAGATCTACGAGTTTCTGCTTCCCACATGGACATCTCCGGGTTTCGGCGTGAACACGCATATAAAGCCGATATACGATTTCATACAGGAAGGCTGGCAGCCGCCCAGGATCAACTACACAGAGCACACGCCAGGAATGGCGGAGTTCATGAGTGAGAGCTGGCGTCCATCACCACCGAGCGGAGAGGCGTACACTGGCGAGGGCACAGGGCTGGCAGCGTTTCTGAGATGAGGGGAAAGCGGGACTCTGAGAGGCAAGCCCTGTGAGCTGGTCTTATGAGGAAGCTGATAATCGCAAGGATAGTTCACTCTCCCGAGGATATGGGGTCCATGGGTGCAGGGCTTGAGAGGATAGGGGTCTCCAGGCTCGGAAGAGAGAGGTGGGAGGAGAACCGCAGGAGGATCGAGCGGTTCTGGGACGAGCTCGAGAGGGAGATCGATCGCCTGGATGTAGATCCTGCACGATTGCGCATATACCAGGATGGTTTGCCCGCAGGCGGTGAGCTGGGTGAGAGGATTGTCAGGGAGACAGCCTCAAAGGGCAGCAGAAACTATCAGATCATCGAGAAGCTCATGGAAAGGGGCGCGAGGATCGAGGCCACAGAGAGCCCGGAGCTGCTGCTGCGGGAGTACCAGCACATAAAGGCGATGGTATCAACCACCGGCGAGGAGCAGAGAAGGGCGCTGGATGCGTATAACATGGAGAAGGATCGCCTCCTCGAGGAACGGGACGCGTATATCGCAAGAAGAATAGCAGAGACTCTTCGCGATGGCGAGACCGGCCTTCTCTTCATAGGTGCCCATCACAACGTTGTTCCCGGGCTGCCACCAGACGTGGAGGTATCATATCTCGGGGATCCCGGCTGACACAGAATGTGTTTGCTATATTGCAAGCGGTTTACTGGAAGCAAACAGCTCCAGAGTGGGGGGATCTGCGGTAAAGCTCTCCCCTACTTGGGCTCCCCTCTGCATTCTGGAGCACTCCTGATTCAGCCCCTCACACGGTTGATCCTCACCTGGAGTATGCCGTTCTTGAAGCTCCTGCCGCAGATGTCCCCCGCGTCGGGTGGGAGCCTCACAAGCTTCATGAACTCCCCTGCCCGGATATCCAGAACTCCCTCCCTGAGCGCTACAGAGAGCTCATCCTCCTCCACACCCGGGAGCTCCGCGACGACTGTTATGCTCTCCCCGTCATCCATCACATCGACTATCGGCTCCTTTCTGGGGGCTCCTGGTATCCTGACCTCGGGCGGTCTTGCTGGTCTTCGTGCCCCCGGTTTGCTCAGAGGCCTTATCGATATACCGTAATCGACAACGGGCTTGCTGCTCCATCCAACCTCTATCCTGTGTCGCACCTCTGCGTCAGTCTCTGCTATTCGCCTCTTGAACTCAGGCGAGGATGCCTCAAGGGCTTTTATTATCCCTCCGAGCCCAGGGATGAACTGGCTCACGATTCCTCCAACTATCGACGGCTCCTCCGCGGGTTTCTTTTTCTCTGCGCTCTCGCCCCTGAGGGTTTTAAGAGCCTTCTCTATCTCATCCAGCCTGCGTTCTATCCTCTCCAGACGATCTTCATAACCATCTGACATGCCGCTCACTCCAAACAGGACATCTCATACCTGATGAATTGGTTGAAAATGGCCATCGGATGCAGACCATTTTCATCACATATGTGATATTGTGCCATGAATCTTTTTGCGGATACTGTTACCGAATCAAAATCCGACTAGAGCCAGAATCAGATCTCAATTCCAGCATCTCAACCGCAGCGAGATATCTGGGGCATCCTAATGCTGCATTAAGAGATCACCTGCATCGGATCTCTGCAAGCCGCTTTTTGTGGAGAGCAATTGTGGATGCGTGTTTTCTCCTCACATCTAGCATGTGGTTTGTGGACTTCGCAAGGCTCTCCCTCCAGGCTCTCTTTATCCTGAGCCTGTGGGATGCAGCTTTGCATGACATCTCCTCCCGTCTCGCTCTGAGGTAGGGCACTATCTCTTCCATCAGCCGCATGCGATGTGCAGTTACCCTTGCATGCTGGATCCTTCTGTTCTCCATCATTCTGGACTTTCTCGTCATCTCTCACTCCTAGAATCATCTGAAGCAGGCGTCTAGCGAGCGTATTGATATCCTGTATCTCAGGACAGAGAAGCAGGGGCCCCTCATTCTACCTTTTATATAGCCGGATGTGATCATTTTGGAATCCATCTCTCTGATCAGATCTACAAGACCCCTGCAGAGATCAGAATCTTCGCTCAATTTATCCTCGCCTATCTGAATCCCTTCCTGCTCTTCCCCAGGATGTGTATGTCGACGAAGTTGTATGGTGGCCACGGTCCGGAATAGTTTGTCCTCAGATCGCTGTGCTCCTCGATAATCGCGCTTACACGCTCCGAGAAATTATCTATCCTGGAACGCTCCACGAGAAACGCGGTATTGAGAATCAAGCGGTCACTGAAAAGGTCGAGGTTTTTGAAGTCCACTGATACTGTGCTGAGACGTTCCACGATATCCCTTCGAATCTCCTCATCCCGGCCGTTCAAATCTACATTCTTCGGCTTGATCACCTTGACCCCCAGCTCGACCCGCCCCTCCACAACAGGCCATGCCTTCTTCATCGCAGCATATCCAGCACTCATGGCCACAGCAAGGTTCTTTCTTCCCTTGAACACCATACCATATGCGACCGGAAGAACATCATGCTCCTCCATCACCCTCCTGACGACCCTCCTGTGGATTTCCACGTCTTTTTCCTCGACACCATACTCCTTCAGTTCCGCCTCGCTTACAACAGGGCACAGGTCTCTGTATTCGATGGTGTGAACATCACTGTTGCCGAAGCCGATTGGTCCGAAATCCGCATTTTCTGATCTGATCACGCAGTAGACGTAAAGCCCTCTCTGGGTGTCTCTCTTTGGCGGCAAGGCTTCAGACCTCCTCTACCCTCTCCAGGCTTCCTCGATGGCGGAGCTCCATTCTCCGGTAGCCGGTGATCTCGCCGTACTCGTCGAAACTCATCTCATATCTTCCAACGATATCCTGCGTGTCCGGTATGGCCCTGCGCTCCAGCACCTCCACGTTAACGATCCAGCCACCCTCTGTTCTGGATATGCTGCTTATCGATTCGAACCTCTTTCCAAGGAGCTCCTCAGCAGAGGTTCTGGCGATTCTGAGCATATCCCTGAGACCAGGCTTTTCGGTCATCCTTCAACCTCTAAGGAACGAATATAAGATCGCAGTCCCTCAAGGCTTCAACCTGCTTTCCGTGCCAGCCCTTCACCGCCTCTCTGAGGTTGTATCGCCCCTCTCTGTTGATGAGCCCGTAGTACTTCAGGAACGAGGCCAGCCTTCTTCGCCTTGCTCTGCTTCTTCCTGACGCTATGGTATCGAGATCCACTGTGCCATCCGGCTTCAGGCACAGATAGAATGCCCTGGCTGCGATCCTGCCGTCATCGGTCATGGCTCTGACAATAAGCGCCTCTGTCTCGTTGATTCGCAGTCCTCTTGGTCTCCTCGAGAAGATCTCACCAACACTGGCGATCTCAACATCCTGGATGACGGCGCCGACCCTATCCACATGGACCCTCCTGTACAGCTGCTATCGCCTCATGCACCAGCTCCCTCTTCTCCTCCATCTCCTTCCTGGAGCTGGTCTTGTTGGCGATCACATCTATGCAGATTTGGTCCAGGCTGATGCCGGAGTCTCCGTTAAGCATCCTCAGGC
The sequence above is drawn from the Methanothrix sp. genome and encodes:
- the oadA gene encoding sodium-extruding oxaloacetate decarboxylase subunit alpha, whose amino-acid sequence is MGRVKLTETVFRDAHQSLLATRMRTRDMLPIAELLDQVGYFSMEVWGGATFDTCIRYLNEDPWERLRALKLAMPNTQMQMLLRGQNLVGYRHYADDVVEKFVEKAAKNGVDVFRIFDAVNDIRNMEKSIRVAKRMGAHVQGAVCYTISPVHTIEQFTEFTVRLAEMDCDSICIKDMAGLISPHYASELVRSIKREVNLPVCLHTHCTAGLAQMSYLAAVEAGADILDTAISPLSGGSSQPSTESVVAAFRETPYDTGLDLELLTEIKRYFDRLMDVYAPVFNPIAAKIDTNVLVYQVPGGMLSNLVAQLIEQKAIDRYDEVLAEIPRVRADLGYPPLVTPTSQIVGTQAVLNVLTGERYKVVPKEVRDYVKGLYGRPPAEIDPKIRMKILEDEEPITVRPADLLPPEYEAAVREVDALGLAKKEEDYLTYALYPQIAIKFLKGQATEEPLVKKDTKAAVAVKGTAPVAFNVEVDGEAYIVKVAPVGMSIQEAQPMAPRDGVTVPMQGVLIRYKVKRGDRVNKGDVVAILEAMKMENPVYADRSGTVKEIYIETGKTVSPGDVLMSIE
- a CDS encoding Hsp20/alpha crystallin family protein: MSDGYEDRLERIERRLDEIEKALKTLRGESAEKKKPAEEPSIVGGIVSQFIPGLGGIIKALEASSPEFKRRIAETDAEVRHRIEVGWSSKPVVDYGISIRPLSKPGARRPARPPEVRIPGAPRKEPIVDVMDDGESITVVAELPGVEEDELSVALREGVLDIRAGEFMKLVRLPPDAGDICGRSFKNGILQVRINRVRG
- a CDS encoding GvpL/GvpF family gas vesicle protein → MPPKRDTQRGLYVYCVIRSENADFGPIGFGNSDVHTIEYRDLCPVVSEAELKEYGVEEKDVEIHRRVVRRVMEEHDVLPVAYGMVFKGRKNLAVAMSAGYAAMKKAWPVVEGRVELGVKVIKPKNVDLNGRDEEIRRDIVERLSTVSVDFKNLDLFSDRLILNTAFLVERSRIDNFSERVSAIIEEHSDLRTNYSGPWPPYNFVDIHILGKSRKGFR
- a CDS encoding gas vesicle protein; its protein translation is MTEKPGLRDMLRIARTSAEELLGKRFESISSISRTEGGWIVNVEVLERRAIPDTQDIVGRYEMSFDEYGEITGYRRMELRHRGSLERVEEV